Sequence from the Panicum virgatum strain AP13 chromosome 5N, P.virgatum_v5, whole genome shotgun sequence genome:
GCTTCACGATTATGACCACATCTGGTAAATTTCACCGGCTAGCTAAGTGCTAAGACAAAACTACAAACTTCAGATTGTGACCAAAACAAGTATCTGATACTGCATCAATAGCTAGGaagtcaaataaaagacaactCATCTTTCCTTGCTATTTCCACATAAAAGACCTGCTAATGGATAATCCTATTGTATTACTTGCCACAAACTATACTACTGCAGCACACAAATACAATCCctacttttctagattcatatggAAATTTGCGCCATTTCTCCCTTCAGGGAATTAAGAATTGGGAAGCAAGAAGAGAGTATGTTATATAACATTATAATATCAGATCAACTTTCctgtaataaatttaattatccAGCTATTATATCAAAGAAACTTTTATGTTTCTCCATAAATGAATACAATAATTTataacttttctttctttccttacTACTGCAAGAATTTATAAGACTTGATCAAACGTAAAGGATCATCACAGAAGCAAGACAGCATTAATTATGCCATGTATTTCAACAACAGAATCGTAGTAGAAATATTGTTGAATCAAGTTAGTCCATCCTAAGGGGATTCATATGGTACCGTCAATTTAATCAAATTAACAGTTTTTCCTACACCATGTTTCAAGGGGCAATTTTGCAGAGTCTATCTGTCTATGTGCTTCCCGAGTTATGCAAGGATGATTTACATGTTGAATAATGGAGCATTAAAAGCTTGCCATATCAGTATCTCTGAATCTGACACACCAATTGAACCTTATACTGCAAACCAAGCAGAGAGGAAGAGTCTGTTACCTGAATGGTGGGATAGGTATTCGCAGCAGCATTATCGCCAATCAGCAATGAATCACATTGTGAAGAATTATAAGCATTCTCTGCACCAGAATTCATCTGAACCAGGCCTCGGTAGCAATTTCTTGACTTCCCTGCAGAGATGCCCTTGGATATAATCCTGCTGCGTGAATTCTTACCCTTGTGGATCATTTTCGTCCCTGTGTCTGCTTGTTGGCAATCCTTTGTAAGAGCCACCGAGTAGAACTCGCCAACAGAGTCATCCCCAACAAGCTCCACACTTGGGTACTTCCATGTGATAGCGGATCCCGTCTCAACCTGTGTCCAAGAGATCTTGGAACCACGCCCCTTGCAGCGTCCCCTCTTcgtcacaaaattataaatgcCTCCTTTCCCCTCCTCATCACCAGAGTACCAATTCTGCACGGTGGAGTACTTAATCTCCGCCCCCTCCTCACACACAAGCTCCACAACCGCAGCATGGAGCTGATTCGAATCGTATGCCGGTGCAGTACAGCCTTCCAAATAGCTAACCGTGCTCCTCTCATCGGCCACAATCAGCGTCCTCTCAAACTGCCCGGTCTCCTTGTCGTTGATCCTGAAGTAGGTTGAGATTTCCATGGGGCAGACGGTGTCCTTGGGCACGTAGCAGAAGGACCCATCGCTGAAGACCGCGGAATTGAGGGCGGCATAGTAGTTGTCGCCCGGCGGCACGATGCTGCCGAGGTAACGCCTAACAAGGTCCGGGTACTCGCGGATGGCCTCGGAGATGGAGCAGAAGATGACGCCCTTGGCCATGAGCTCCTTGCGGTGGGTTGTGGCGATGGAGGTGGAGTCGATGacggcgtcgacggcgacgtTCTTCTTGTCGACGACGTTGGCGAGGCGCTTCTGCTCGGTGAGCGGGATGCCGAGGCGGTCGAAGGTCTTGAGCAGCTCCGGGTCGATCTCATCGAGGCTGTTGAGCTTGGGCTTGGTCTTGGGCGCGGAGTAGAAGCAGATGGATTGCAGGTCAACGGGCGCGTACTCGTTGTCGCTCCAGGTGGGCTCGACCATGGTGAGGAAGCGGCGGTAGGCGGCGAGGCGGAAGTCGAGCATCCACGCGGGCTCCGCCTTGAGCTCCGAGATGCGGCGGACGGTGGCCTCCGAGAGCCCCTTGGGGATGGAGAAGGACTCGAAGTCGGAGACGAACCCGTACTTGTACTCCCGCTTCAGCAGCTTCTGCAGCGCGTCCGCCTCGTCCTTCGCCGCGGCGGGCTGGGACGACGACGGGGACGGCTTCTGCGGGCCCGTCTGCACGGCCACCACCGAgaggcggccgcgccggcgcacgCTGGCGCGGCGCCCGGGGCCATAGGACGCGTGCCCCACCCCGATCCTGGCGGTTAGGGCGCACGGCGCGAggagggaggtggaggaggcggcggccatggtgcggcggccgggagcgggggcggggcgaggcgaggcgaggcgaaaTGGATGGGCCGAAGAcggggaggaagagagagacCGGGGGAGCCGGGACAACCAGGGGTTGTTGAGCGGGTGGAGCCGTGGAACGGGCGCACGGTGCGCGCACGCGTGGGCGGGGCGCGTGGGAGGCCGGCGTTGGTGGGCGCGGTCCGGGCAGGGGGTCCGCGGGTGGGCGCGGGGTCGTGTGGCGGCCGAGGGGCAGGGAGGGGCACGGCACCGGATCCGGATGTGGTGGTTCGCgacgcgtggcggcggcgtccggagGAAATTCGCCGAGATTCCGGGGATGGGCTCTCGCCCATTTCTATCCAACCGcaagcgccgcggcggcgaaagCGGCCTCGGGCTCGGCTTGGGCCCGGCTGGATCTAGAACGGATCAGAGCCGTCAAAAGGTGATCGGTTCGAGCCGCCCGGCCCTCCCCGATCTCAGGCCTGCGGCTGCGGATCGAACGGGACCGGCCGCCGGCCCACCCGACAGCCGCCGTTCAACGCCCAACCGAATGCGCTCGTTAAAGCCGCCTCACTTCTCGCTGTGGCCATCACCGCTTCATCACCTCGCGacagccatggccgccgcctccctgctcCGCTCGCTCACCCGACACGCGCGCGGCGCTTCCGcttaccaccaccaccaccaaacttgggcgcccttctccaccgcggcggcggcgggtgcgcgggatgaggcgaggaaggggttcCCTGGGCTGGGGCCGACGGTGAAGGGGGAGAAGGCGAGGGTGGTGGTGCTGGGGACCGGCTGGGCGGGGTCGCGCCTCCTCAAGGACCTCGACACGAGCGGCTACGACGTCGTCTGCGTCGCCCCGCGCAACCACATGGTGTTCACGCCGCTGCTCGCCTCCACCTGCGTCGGCACGCTCGAGTTCCGCTCCGTCGCCGAGCCCGTCGCGCGCATCCAGCCCGCCGTGTCCAAGTCGCCgggctccttcttcctcctcgcccgCTGCACCGGCGTCAACCCCGACGCCCACACGGTGAGATCCCCCGATTCTGGGTTGGTGTGTGTCCCTCGATCCTACCAGGCGGTGTTTACTTTCACACACGCGTGTGTTCCCGGATTCTCGGACAAATTCCCCAAGTGCATTTATGCTAGTCTTGTGCGTAATTGCTTTTGACCTTTTCAGGAGATAGGTGATTGAGATGTCCGGGGTTGGTTGGGCAGAGAAAAAGGAGGAATCTCATCTATACCATGATCCACCTACCATGCTTTGCAGCTTAGCAGTCTGTAGCGAATGCGCGGTTGCTATGCTGCCTTTCGCCACAACATTTTTAGCTTTTAAGTGCAAAGTTCAAGATCGCCTTCTCACTCGTTAGTGTGGATCTTTGTATGTACCAAGCATTGGATCGATTGTTAAGTGTTAACCCTAAAACAATTATATGAGTATCAAAAATCGACAGTCTACATGCATACTGACTATCTGGTACGCATCGGGTCATACTGACCCACATTAGGCACCTGATCATTTTACTGGTTCTTGTGATGCCATTGATTAATATGTGCATAGCTTCTAATTCACTTGACAATCTTTGCTGGATCAAAGAGTCAATGCCATCAAAGATCTGATGTGTAACCTAAAGAATCCCTGCTGGTACTATGTGGCTAGGTGCTTCAGAATGATCAAAGTCAAGTAGACATGTACACGCTCagcaaaaaagaacaaaaaagttGTTTTATGGATATTTATATATGAAGAGTTATAGACTGCGTGTCGGTTAATGTGATGGATATTACATGAACTTTTCCTACCATCATTTATTTTTCTCTATGCCCCAGTTCTGTATATTTATTTGCCTCCCTTTGCATTTAGATTGATTGCGAGACAGTTACAGATGGTGAG
This genomic interval carries:
- the LOC120672576 gene encoding UPF0051 protein slr0074-like codes for the protein MAAASSTSLLAPCALTARIGVGHASYGPGRRASVRRRGRLSVVAVQTGPQKPSPSSSQPAAAKDEADALQKLLKREYKYGFVSDFESFSIPKGLSEATVRRISELKAEPAWMLDFRLAAYRRFLTMVEPTWSDNEYAPVDLQSICFYSAPKTKPKLNSLDEIDPELLKTFDRLGIPLTEQKRLANVVDKKNVAVDAVIDSTSIATTHRKELMAKGVIFCSISEAIREYPDLVRRYLGSIVPPGDNYYAALNSAVFSDGSFCYVPKDTVCPMEISTYFRINDKETGQFERTLIVADERSTVSYLEGCTAPAYDSNQLHAAVVELVCEEGAEIKYSTVQNWYSGDEEGKGGIYNFVTKRGRCKGRGSKISWTQVETGSAITWKYPSVELVGDDSVGEFYSVALTKDCQQADTGTKMIHKGKNSRSRIISKGISAGKSRNCYRGLVQMNSGAENAYNSSQCDSLLIGDNAAANTYPTIQVGCTSGRVEHEASTSKIGEDQLFYFQQRGVDHEKAVAAMIGGFCRSVFEHLPLEFAQEVDALMNLKLEGSVG